The Oncorhynchus nerka isolate Pitt River linkage group LG12, Oner_Uvic_2.0, whole genome shotgun sequence genome contains the following window.
CTGAAGCACATAGGGTGTAAAAATGtctttggttgcaacactcactaccgaattccaaactgcctctggaatcaACGtctgcacaataactgtttgtcgggagcatcatgaaatgggtttcaatggccaagcagccgcacactagcctaagattaccatgtgcaatgccaagtgtcggctggaatagtgtaaagctcgccaccattggactctggagcagtggaaacgtgttctctggagtgataagtCACACATCACCATCaggcagtccgacggatgaatctgtgtttggcagatgccaggagaatgctacctgccccagtgcatagtgccaactgtaaggtttggtgaaagaggaataatgatctggggctgtttttcagggTTTGAGCTAGgttccttagttccagtgaagggaagtcttaatgctatagcatacaatgatattctagacgattctgtgcttccaactttgtggcaacagtttgcggaaggccctttcctgtttccgcatgacaatgcccccgtgcacaaagcgaggtccatacagaagtggtttgtcaagatcggagtggaagaacttgactggcctgcatagagtcctaacctcaactccatcgaacaccattgggatgaattggaatgccgacttcgagccaggcctaatcacccaacatccaGTGTCCGACCTCAataatgctgttgtggctgaatggaagcaagtccctgtagcaatgttccaacatctagtgtaaatccttcccagaagagtggaggaggttatagcagcaaaggggggaccaactccatattaatgcacatgattttgtaatgagatgtttgCCGAGCTTTTGGCCATGTGTATCTTGAAAATACCCAGGATAAGTTCAGTTGATGATAAATTAATAGAAACGCTTTGTAACTGTAAGCTAGTAGGATCCTACATTTTTCCTGGTCAAGCCAAGTGGTCAGGCCAAGTTATGTCCTTAATATGAATATGTACTTTACATGTCATGCTACATTACACATCCCAATTGGAAGGGGTTGTGTGTGACTCTGCTGTTATTTTTTCAGCTGTATTGCGTGTAGCTGGGGCCCTTCAGAAGAGCACAGAGGTCATGAAAGCCATGCAGAGCTTAGTAAAGATCCCAGAGATCCAGGGCACCATGAGGGAGCTGTCTAAGGAGATGATGAAGGTCAGTCGCATATCTGCTGACTCACTGTGGCCACTTTGTGTCTGTTGGGAGCATAAATCTATCACTGCTCATGTCCGTTTCTCTATGTGTGTAGCTGTCTCAGGGACTCAGGGATGCCGTCCAGTTTAGGTAACCACtgccaaatatattttttaaagtattcTTTTTACCCCCAAtgttgtggtatccaattggtagttagtcttgtcccatcgctgcaactcctgtacggactcgggagaggtgaagatcgagagccatgcgtcctccgaaacacgaccctgccaagcttcttgacacactgctgcTTAACcccgaagccagccgcaccaatgtgtcggaggaaacaccgtacaactgccGACTGTGTCGGGGTGCATGGGCCCGGcttgccacaggagtcgctagagcgcgatgggacaaggacatctctGCCGGCCTAAATCTCCCCGAACCCGGATGACacggggccaattgtgcgtcgcctcatgggtctcccgaacccggatctgtagcgACGCCTCAAgcgctgcagtgccttagaccgctgcaccacccgggaggccccaaagCTACAAACATAGTTTATGTTTGAATATATATTGAATGTTTATGTTTAAATGAGTAAATACTGTTTGAGTATTGATTATTTATGTTGTGAGTGTCCCACAGGCTGGTATCATTGAGGAGATGTTGGAGGATACCTTTGAAAGCATGGAGGATGACGATGAGATGGAGGAGGCAGCAGAGGCAGAAGTTGATAAGATCCTCTTTGAGATCACAGCAGGTAAAGATGGTCCCTCTGGTAATCAAGCTTGTCTCAGTTGTTTGGGGCTGTATATTATCGCCTGTCTGGCGAGGATAAAAAAAAGACTATAATACATGCTGACCCCTGGTGGTTTGTTCCATATCAGGTGCCCTTGGCAAAGCACCCAGCAAAGTCACAGACGCCCTTCCTGAAATGGAGCCTCCTGCCGCAGCTGCAGCCTCAGAGGATGAGTCGGAGGAGGACATTGAGGAGATGCATTCTAGACTGGCAGCCTTAAGGAGCTAAGATTGACCTATTTATGTCCCCTTAAAGTCTTTTTGCCTGCCTAAGGATGTACAAGGTCAATTTTGGTGTACGGTTTACCTAGTGGTTTCTCAACCACATTTTGTCTCTTTCTTTCACATAGTTATTTTGGATTATCTTTGGGCTGTGAACTTTTCAATGTTTAGGGCTAAATAACACATCAGATCTGTTCTTAATGGAAAGGGGATTTTATGATCTTACATGTTAAATGGGTAAACCCAGAAATCACTCaatgtgtggtgtgtctgtacaCCCAACATTTAATAAAGATGTATGAATCTCAAGATAGCTAAAAAATAAGAAGGACCCATCTGTATCTTAAATGCTGAGTGTGGTCTGATTCTTTTGGTCTTGTATTTGGGGAAGTCGAGGCTTCATTCTCCAATTGGGTGAATTAACTAGAGACTTACTCTGAGCCGGTCACTGACATATCTAATCTGTAATGGAAACGTCTTGCTCTACATTGAGAAATGAAATGAGTGACTCATCACATTCAAGTGTTCATGAAACTTGAATCCATCACTACTCTGATCTAGATCCAAATTGAATACAGTATTACAATTTAATACGATATTTCATTCACTTTCAGC
Protein-coding sequences here:
- the chmp3 gene encoding charged multivesicular body protein 3 isoform X1, with product MGLFGKTHDKPPKDLVNEWSLKIRKEMRVIDRQIRGEKKSFKAILYIQREEEKVKRSIKDAAKKGHRDVCVVLAKEMIQSKRAVSKLYASKAQMNSVLLSMKNQLSVLRVAGALQKSTEVMKAMQSLVKIPEIQGTMRELSKEMMKAGIIEEMLEDTFESMEDDDEMEEAAEAEVDKILFEITAGALGKAPSKVTDALPEMEPPAAAAASEDESEEDIEEMHSRLAALRS
- the chmp3 gene encoding charged multivesicular body protein 3 isoform X2; translated protein: MGLFGKTHDKPPKDLVNEWSLKIRKEMRVIDRQIRDIQREEEKVKRSIKDAAKKGHRDVCVVLAKEMIQSKRAVSKLYASKAQMNSVLLSMKNQLSVLRVAGALQKSTEVMKAMQSLVKIPEIQGTMRELSKEMMKAGIIEEMLEDTFESMEDDDEMEEAAEAEVDKILFEITAGALGKAPSKVTDALPEMEPPAAAAASEDESEEDIEEMHSRLAALRS